One part of the Kwoniella dendrophila CBS 6074 chromosome 5, complete sequence genome encodes these proteins:
- a CDS encoding calcium/proton exchanger has protein sequence MSTTTPHNNPIDSNTNSRRVSFPSDPNTNINELSNNVNTGSGEIDGQFTSSPPSSPTLNPHSYERSNTPTGTGINRSNTATPNGGMGARRRTTTAPPNRQVTLDDPNNNVIRRGTTESNRSSRRNPSLDPNQSLVRRVTTVLFTPPKKVGKAPTYMGSLKAAITSTWLNVLLVFIPIGWALYFAKHSGGKDSISDTAVFITTFISIIPLAGLLGFATEEAALRLGQTLGGLLNATLGNAVELIVAILALIKCELQVVQSSLVGSILSNILLVLGMCFFAGGVKFAEQAIKSTAAQLNASLLLIAVIAVLIPSAFHFSISSSTSNTDADQLAQGEGADLLAMSHGVAILLLVLYLGYLVFQMYTHAAYYVDDDVTGSTAYPEAMVTNVSEKLKFKNFHRHKKTDEEEATTTTINSDSTAHSNSNVGIANAGGNIPATHGPSTITPENQTVQRAQQEAEEDEDDEETPQMNVISTILLMVLITVLVGVTAEFLVDSINGLVESHPSLSAEWVGLILLPIVGNAAEHFTAVSVSVKDKLDLSISVAVGSSIQIALFVIPVIQLLAWTIGKPMTLLFDPYESIVLFLSVLIVNQTLADGRSNWMEGLVLMMLYLIIAVSFWYYPGSSTATLLGCGESSSVVG, from the exons ATGTCTACAACTACCCCTCATAATAATCCCATCGACTCCAATACCAATTCACGTCGTGTATCATTCCCATCTGATCCAAATACGAATATCAATGAACTGTCTAACAATGTCAATACTGGATCTGGTGAAATAGATGGACAATTCACTTCTTCgccaccatcttcaccaactttaAATCCACATTCATATGAGAGATCAAATACGCCAACAGGAACAGGAATTAATCGATCTAATACAGCCACACCAAATGGTGGTATGGGtgcaagaagaagaacaactaCTGCTCCACCAAATAGACAAGTTACTTTAGATGATCCAAATAATAATGTAATTAGAAGAGGTacaacagaatcaaatagatcatcaagaagaaatccTTCATTAGATCCAAATCAATCTTTAGTAAGAAGAGTTACAACTGTTTTGTTCACTCCTCCAaaaaaagttggtaaagctCCTACTTATATGGGAAGTTTAAAAGCTGCTATAACAAGTACTTGGCT AAACGTCTTGCTTGTCTTTATACCGATCGGTTGGGCATTATATTTCGCTAAACATAGTGGAGGAAAAGATAGTATTTCAGATACAGCAGTTTTCATTACCActttcatttccattattcCTTTAG CCGGTTTACTAGGTTTCGCAACCGAAGAAGCCGCTTTGAGATTAGGTCAAACCTTAGGTGGTCTTTTGAATGCTACACTTGGTAATGCAGTTGAACTGATTGTTGCCATTCTCGCTTtaatcaag TGTGAATTGCAAGTTGTACAATCTTCTTTGGTCGGTTCCATTCTGAGTAATATCTTATTGGTTTTAGGAAT GTGTTTCTTTGCGGGAGGTGTTAAATttgctgaacaagctataaAATCGACTGCAGCACAATTAAATGCTTCATTACTTTTAATTGCAGTTATTGCAGTTTTAATTCCTTCAGCtttccatttttcaattAGTTCAAGTACATCAAATACAGATGCTGATCAATTAGCtcaaggtgaaggtgcagatTTATTAGCTATGTCACATGGTGTTGCTATTTTATTGTTGGTTTTATATTTGGGTTATTTGGTTTTCCAAATGTATACACATGCT GCATACTatgtcgatgatgatgtcacTGGATCAACAGCTTATCCAGAAGCTATGGTAACGAATGTATcagaaaaattaaaattcAAGAATTTCCATAGACATAAaaaaacagatgaagaagaagctactACAACTACAATAAATTCAGATTCTACTGCTCATTCCAACTCAAATGTTGGAATCGCTAATGCAGGTGGGAATATACCTGCTACACATGGTCCATCAACTATAACACCCGAAAATCAAACTGTTCAAAGAGCTCAAcaagaagcagaagaagatgaagatgatgaggaaacTCCACAAATGAACGTGATTAGTACTATC CTGTTGATGGTTTTAATCACTGTCCTTGTCGGTGTTACAGCTGAATTCCTAGTCGATTCAATTAACGGTTTGGTCGAATctcatccttctttatctgCTGAATGGGTCGGCTTGATTCTACTTCCAATT GTCGGTAATGCTGCAGAACACTTCACTGCTGTATCTGTATCAGTCAAAGACAAACTTGATCTGTCAATTTCAGTCGCT GTTGGTTCCTCAATTCAAATAGCATTGTTTGTCATTCCAGTCATTCAATTATTAGCTTGGACAATTGGTAAACCAATGAC ATTGCTATTTGATC CATACGAATCTATTGTTTTGTTCTTATCGGTATTGATCGTCAATCAAACATTAGCGGATGGTAGATCAAA ctggatGGAAGGTTTAGTACTTATGATGTTATATTTGATCATTGCCGTATCATTCTGGTATTACCCC GGTTCATCAACTGCTACTTTGTTAGGATGTGGAGAATCGTCAAGTGTAGTTGGATAG